The Streptomyces sp. NBC_00775 genome includes the window GGGACCTGATCCCGCGTCCCGCCCACGACCTGATCCCGCGTCCCGTCCCGCCCAGGACCTGATCCCACGTCAGCCTCCGGCCCGGAAGCAGGACCTGATCCGTTGTCATGCCCCGGCTCTGACACCCCCTGACGTGACGAGACCTTCCCGTCTGTCACGGACACGTCACCGACCGGTGCTGGATCACTACATCGCTTGGCTCAACCTCACAGGAGTCGCCAAGCTCACTGTGCAGCCGGGAACCCGGGCGTCACATCCGCCCTCCACCGGCAATCGCCTCTCACTAGGCGTCCTTCGCAACGACCGCTCACAGCACGCACGACGTCGGCCGGCAGCCGACCACATCGGGGAGTAGCCATGTTCAAGGCGATAGCAGCCAAGGCCCACCAGCACCTCTACCTGGCGGACGGAACGGTCCCCAACCCCACGAAGGACGCGCCCGAGGCGCTGACCGGCAAGGTCGACACCGTCCTCGGCATCCTCGCCTGGGCCGGCACCGCGGCCGGCGTCGCGGGCGTCCTGATCACCGGCGCCATGATGGCGATCTCCATGCGCCGCGGCGAGGGCTCGGAGCACATGGGCCGCCTCGGCATGGTCCTCGGCGGCTGTGTCCTGGTCGCCACCGCGGGCCCCGTCGTCACCTTCGTCTTCGCCTGACCCACGCCCCGTACGCGTCCACTGATTCGAAGGGAGCACAAGCATGCTGAACTCCGGCCGGTCCCGCGGGGGCAGCGGGGAGTGGGAGCAGCCGTTCTGGCAGCAGCGAGGCTGGATCCTCTCGGCCGGGTTCCTGCTGGTGCTGCTCGTCCTCGCCGTCTTCACGATGGTGACCCACGACGACAAGCCGGCGGGCGCCGCGGCGGACCCCACCCCGACGGCGACCGCCACGAAGGGCGACGACAACGGCGGCAGCAACGGCAGCGGCAGCGGGTCGGACACCCGGCCCGCCGGCTGCCGCACCGACGACAAGGACCAGGCCAAGCCGGCCAAGGTTCCCTCGGACTTCCACTGGAAGGCGGACGGCACCGGTCTGGTGCCCGTGTCCAAGACCATCGGTCCGCTCAAGTACGACGGCCCCGTGTGGTCCTGCTACGCGCACACGCCGATGGGTGCGGTGCTCGCCGCCCACTCCATCACCGACCACCTCAGCTATCCGGGCTGGCGCACGGTCGTCGACCGCCAGGTCGTGCCCGGTGCGGGCCGGGACGCCCTGATCGCCAGCCGCTCCCAGGAAGACGACAAGCCCACCTCGGGCAAGGCCGACGCGGGAGGCTACGCCGGCTTCTCCGTCCTCGCGTACGACAAGGAAGAGGCAACCGTCATGCTCCTGCTCCGCGGCCCCAGCGCCGGTTACGGCACCGTCTCGGTGAGCGTGCGCTGGCAGGACGGCGACTGGAAGCTCGCGCCCGACACGGACGGCACGGTCTACGCGGGGATGGCCCAGGTCTCGGGCACCAAGGGCTTCGTCACCTGGGAGGCGTGAGATGGCCTGCACCTGGAAGGCCTACGACTGCATAGGCGCCGGCTTCAACTGGATCGTCGGAGGCACCGGTGAGGCGCTGGCCGCCGGCGCCGTCGAAACCTTCGCCAAGGCGATCGGCGAGGCCGCGTCGCAGGTCCTCAAGGCACTCAACGGCGTATGGATGAGCGTCAGTCCGGGCGATCCGACCAATCCCGTCGCGGACATCCAGGGCGAGACCAGCTGGCTGGTGGCGTATGTCGCCGTGGCCTCCCTGCTGGTCGCGGCGATACGGATGGCCATCGACCGCAAGGGCCAGACCATGCGGCAGGCCTTCAACGGGATGTGGAAGGTCATCCTCGTCGCAGGGGTGGCGACGACCGGCGTCAAACTGCTCAGCGACGCGTCGGACGCGTACGCGCAGGAGGTCTATCAGAAGGCGAACCTCGGCGAGACGGCGGACAAGATCCTCGGCGTCATGGTCCTGGACTCACCGGGGCTCGTGCTCATCTTCGGTCTGCTGGTGATGCTGTCGAGCTTCGTGCAGATCTGCCTGATGTACATCCGCATCGGCGTACTGATCATGCTCGTCGGCACCCTGCCGCTGGCCGCCGTCTCCTCCATGACCGGGTGGGGCGAGGGCTGGTGGAAGAAACACATCGGCTGGCTCGCGGCCTGGCTCCTCTACAAACCGGCGGCCGCGCTGATCATCTACTCGGCGACGGCGATGACCAACAGTGCCAAGGGCCAGACGAACGACGCCGGGAACCTCAACCAGACCATCGCGGGCATGGGCATGCTGATCCTCTCGGTCTTCGCACTGCCCGCCCTGCTGAAGCTGATCGTGCCGGCCACCGCCGCACTGGGCGGCACGTCCGGCGGCACGGTCACCATGAACGCTGTCAGCAACGTCGCCAGCGGCGCCGTCAACATCGCCGCGAACAGCAGCGGCGGAGGCGGAGGCGGTGGAGGCGGAGGCGGTCCGCAGGGCTCGCCCTCCGCGGGCGCCGGGGCTCCGGCCGGTGGCGCGGGCGGTGCCGGTGGCGGTGGCGCCGCGGGTGGCGCGGCCTCCGCGGGCGGTGCAGCCGCCGCGGGCGCGGCCACGGGTGGCGCGGCGCTCGCCGTGCAGGCCGCCGCGGTCGTCGTGCAGACCGGTATCCAGGCCGCTTCGGAAGTCACCCACTCCCTTGACGACAACGACGGGATGAAGGGCCACAACCAGTAGGCCCCGACAACAAGGAGGCCCGGTGGGCCTCCCGGGGCCCGGGGTCATCACCCCGGGCCCCACCACCCCCGCACGCCTGAAGCTTTGAGCCGGAAGAAGGAAACCCATGTCCACCGACGCCCTGACGCGTCCCACGTACGGAAACTGGCGCAGGCCCCGCCGTCCCGGCCTCGGCCCGCTGGGTCTGCTCGGCACCGTCGTCGCCTTCGGCGGACTCCTGGTGGCGCTGCTGGCCTCGCTGGTCTCGTTGGCGGCCGCGATCATCGTCCTGGTGCCGACCGGACTCTTCCTCGCCCCGCTGGCGCTGCGCACCGTCGACGGCCGCAACGTCTACCAGGTCCTCGCGATCCGCATCGGCTGGATGCGGCGCAAGGCGAACGGCTCGCACACCTACGTCTCGGGGCCGCTGTCCAGGCGTCCCGGTGGCCGCTACCAGCCGCCCGGCCTGCTCGCGCGCACCAAGATGTACGAGGGCCGCGACGCCTACAGCCGTACCTTCGGCGTGCTGCACCACCCGGGCCGCGGCCTCTACACGGTGGTGCTGGCCTGTGAGCCGGACGGCGGTTCGCTGGTCGACCCCCAGCAGATCGACATCTGGGTGGCGTCCTGGGGCGACTGGCTCGCGCGGCTCTCGCACGAGCCGGGGCTGCGCGGCGCCCAGGTGGTCGTCGAGACCGCCCCGGACACGGGTACGCGGCTGGCGTCCGAGGTCCTTCCGCGCATCACACCGGACGCCCCGGCCGCGGCCCGCGCCGTGATGGAGGAGGTCGTCGCGCGCTATCCGTCGGCGTCCTCGGAGATGCACACGTACATCGCGTTGACGTACGGCCCGACGGGCGGCCCCAAGCGCAACGTCGACGACATCATCACCGACCTGTCGATGCGGCTGCCGGGCCTGCTGTCCGGGCTGGTCGCGGCGGGCGGCGGCTCCGCCTATCCGCTCGCGGCGGACCGGCTCGCCGAGATCGTGCGGGTCGCCTACGACCCGGCGATCGCCCCGGACGTGCTCAGCGCCCGCGCCGAGCACGCGACCACCGGCCTGGAGTGGGACGACGCCGGCCCCGCGGCCGCGGTCGAGACCGTGACGTCGTACCGGCACGACTCGGGTGTCTCGCGCACCTGGATGCTGACGCTCGCGCCGCGCGGCACGGTCCGCTCCAGCGTCCTGCGCGGCCTGCTCGAACCCGCGTCGGGCACCCGGCGCAAGCGGGTCTCCCTCATCTACCGCCCCATCGACCCGGCGACCTCCGCCCGCATCGTGGAGTCCGACCGCCGTACCGCGCACTTCATGGCGGGCTCGCGGCGCGGGCTCGTCCAGGCGCGGGCCAGTTCGGAGATGCAGGCCGCCGAGCAGACGGCGGCCGAGGAGGCGGCGGGCGCCGGGCTCGTGGAGTTCTCCCTCATGGTGACGGTCACCGTCGACGACGAGGAGCAGCTGCAGGACGCGGGCATCGCCGTGCGCAACCTCCAGGCCTCGTCCCGCATCCAGATGCGCCCCGCAGACCGGATGCAGGCCTCGGCCTTCACCTGCACGCTGCCGGTCGGCCTGCTGCCGTGGGAGCACACCCTCGTTCCGTACCAGATCAGGGAGGCGCTGTGAGCGCGTCGAAGTCCGCGATGTCCGTGCCGCCCATGCCGCCCATGCCGTCCGTGCCGCCGCGCGGCTGGTACGGGCCCGGCGGCGGCCAGGTCGGGCATCTGGACCCGCCCTCGATGTGGCGCGCGACCACGGTCCAGGCGTGCGGCCTCTGGCCCTTCGCGGCGGGCTCCGGCGCGCCCATGACCGGGGTCCCGCTCGGCCAGCACCTGCACACCGGCGCGACGGTCTGCGGCGACCCCATCTCCTGGTTCACCCGCGCCCGTTACATCTCCAACCCGTCCCTGTTCATGCTCGGCATGCCGGGCCTGGGCAAGTCGACGCTGGTCAACCGCATGCTGATCGGCATGGCGGCGACGGGCATCACTCCGCTGGTCCTCGGCGACCTCAAGCCCGACTACGCCGACACCGTACGGGCGCTGGGCGGCCAGGTGATCTCGATCGGCCGGGGCGTCGGCGGCATCAACGTCCTCGACCCGGGCGCGATGGGCGAGGCGGCGGTACGGATCGGGGGCGAGCGGGGCCGCATCCTCGCGGCGGAGGCGCACGGCCGCGTCCTGAACATGGTCGCGGCGCTCATCACCATCGTCCGCGGCCGCCCGATGGACGACCACGAGCAGTCGGTGCTGTCCGCGTGCCTGCACCATCTCGCGGAGCGTACGAAGCCGGGGCGGGCGCCCTTGCTGCCGGATCTGCTGAAGGTGCTGGACGAGGGGCCGGACCGGGTCAGGGCGGTGACGCTCGACCGCGGGAACGAGGCCCGCTACCAGGAGGCGGTGGATCCGCTGCACCGCTCGCTGCTGGGTGTGCTGGATGGGCCGCTCGGCGACACGTTCGCGTCCGAGACGTCGACCCGGATCGACCCCGCCTCTCCGGCGGTCTGCGTCGACATCTCCCGGATCGGCGAGGCGGACACCCAGCTGACGGCTGCGGCGATGCTCGCGGCGTGGTCGGACGGGCTCGGCACGGTGGCCGCCGCGCACGCGCTCGCGGACGCCGGGCTCGCTCCGCAGCGGTGGTTCTTCACCGTGCTCGACGAGCTGTGGCGTCCCCTTCGGGCCGCCTCCGGCATCGTCGAGCGGATCGATGCGCTGACGCGGCTGAACCGTTCGCTCGGCCTGGGCGACGCGAAGATCACGCACACGCTCAAGGACGCGGAGGCGCTCGGGAGCGAGGCGGACCGGGCCAAGGCGCGCGGGTTCGTCGAGCGGGCGGGAATGGTCGTCTGCGCCGGGCTTCCCCGTCAGGAAATGAAGGAACTCGGCGAGATCGTGGGGATGTCCGAGCGGGAGATCGAACTGGTGTCGTCCTGGTCGTCGCCGCCCGGATGGGCGAGTACGGGCGGGAACGAGGAGCCGCCCGGGCGTGGCCGCTTCCTGATCAAGGTGGGCGGGCGTCCTGGTATCCCGATCAAGGTGGCCATCACCGATACGGAGCGGGCGTTGCACAACACGAACACCCGCTGGTCGGAGGCGGGGAAGCCGTCGCTCTCCAAGCGGGAGGGTGGGGTGCGGTGACGACACCCCTGCGGGGTGGGCGGGGGTTGTGTGTCGGCTGCGGGTGGGTGGGGGCTGGGCTAAAAGATTGCGCAGTTCCCCGCGCCCCTAAAAGACCCCGGGGCGGGCGGGGGATCGCGGGGCGGAGCCCCGCGCCTTCAGGGGCGCGGGGAACTGCGCGAACGGCCCCCACCGGCCCGCAGACGACACACAACTCAGGGGGTCTGGGGGCGGAGCCCCCAGGAACGGGATGGGACGGGTAGGGGCGGCGGGGGCGATCAACATCGGACGGGGGAACGGGAATGAGTGGCACGCGTAAGAGTTCGCACAGTGGGGAGGACCTGCTGCCCTGGATCGTGCCGGGGGCAGCGTTCCTCATCGGCACCCTGTTCTTCGGGGCGTGGCTGGGCGGAACCGTCGGCGCGGCGGTGAGCGGTGCGGGATGGGACCCGCCGCCGTTCGGACTGTCGACCCTGTCGACGCTGGTCAAGGAGGGGCCGAGCGCGGTGTGGCCCACGGCGTCGGCGGAGGCGGTCGAGGCCGGCATGGCAGGCGTGTTCGGCACGGTCGTCGCCCTCATCGTCGTACTGATCGCCCTCGTACGGCGCCGCATCGCCAGGCCCACCGGCCTCGCGGGCCGCAAGGAACTGGCCGGCCTCCTCCCCAAGGGCGCCGCGCAGCGGGCCCGCCAACTCAGGCCGTCGCTCGCCAAGCTGGGCAAGGTCACCGCGGACGACACCGGGAACCTGCTCGGCAACCTGGAGCCGAACGGCCCGGAGCTGCGGTCCAGTTACGAGGACGTCGAGCTGGACCTCATGGCGCCCCGCGCGGGCAAGTCCACCAGCATCGCCGTACCGCGCGTACTGCGGGCACGGGGCAGCGTGCTGCTGACGTCGAACAAGGCGGACGTGTACGCCGTGACGCGCGCGGAGCGCGAACGCGTGGGGCTGGTGTGGACGTTCGACCCCCAGGGCATCGCCCACACGCCCCGCGCCCTGTGGTGGGACATGCTCGCCGACGCCGCCACGATCGAGGGCGCCCGCCGCCTGGCGGGCCACTTCGTCGGCGCGGTGAACGACGACGCGTCGAAGCGCGACTTCTGGATCTCGGCCGCGCAGAACACCCTCACGGCGCTCTTCCACGCGGCGTACCGCGGCAAGCAGCAGATCGGCGAGGTGCTCGCATGGCTGGCCGACCCGGCCGACCGCACCCCCGTCGACCTGCTGCGGGACGCCGGAATGGCGGCCCTCGCGGACCAGCTCCAGGGCACCATGCAGGGCGCCGTGGAGACCCGCGACGGAATCTACGAGACGGCCCGCCAGTGCGTGGCCTGTCTGCTCGACCCCGCCATCGCGGCCTGGGTGACCCCGGACCCCGACCTGCCGCAGTTCTTCCCTGAGCGGCACGTCCTGTCCACCGACACGCTGTACCTCCTCTCCAAGGACGGCGGCGGCTCGGCGGCCGGTGTCATCGCGGCGGCCGCCGACTCCGTACTGCGTGCGGGAGTCGTCGCCGCCGAGCGGATGGGCGGGCGGCTCGATCCGCCGATGACGGCGGTGCTCGACGAGGCGGCCAACGTCTGCCGGATCTCCGATCTCCCGGATCTGTACTCGCACTTCGGCTCGCGCGGCATCAACATCGTGACCCTGCTGCAGAGTTACCGGCAGGGCGCGCGGGTGTGGGGCGAGGCCGGTATGGACGCCCTGTGGGGAGCCGCCACCATCAAGCTGCTCGGCGCGGGCCTGGACGACGCGGACTTCGTGGAGAAGATCTCCCGGCTGGTCGGCGAGCACGACGTGTCGACGGTGAGCTGGTCCAAGAGCAAGGACGGGCGGTCCCGTTCGACCTCGTACCGCCTGGAGCGCATCCTGCCCGCCGACCGCATCCGCGCCCTGCCCAAGGGCACCGCGCTGCTCCTCGCCACCGGCATCAAGCCCGCGCTGGTCAGACTGCGCCCCTGGTACGCCGAACCCGGCGCCGACCGGATCGCGACCGCGGCGCAGACCGAGGTCAAGGCCATCACCGCCCGCGCTGTCGAAGGGATCACCCGATGACCACCGCCACCGAGCCCGCGCCCGATCAGGTCCAGCAGGAGGCGCCCGCCGCCCCGCCGTTCATCCTCTACCTCGACGGCCAGGAGTACGCCGAGGAGATGAGCGGCCTGGCCGTCTGGGTGTCCGACCTGCTCCTGCCCGTCTACGGCCGTGAGGTCACCTCCCAGCAGCCGTGGTGTCCGCGCTGGTGGGAACACCTGGAGGCGGTCGCCCGGCTGCACGGCCTGTGGCTGGCCTGGCAGGAGCTCACGGACCCGGCGGCGGGCGCGTCCGGCCCCGCCGTCTGGCATCGCGACCACGTCGGGCCCGTGCTCGCGGAACTCCGTTCGCCCAGCGGGCCGTTCGCGGGCTGCAAGGCGGGCAGCCACCGGGCGAAGGCGGCGCCGACGGCCGAACCGTACGACACCGGGCGCGCCGTCTAGGCCTACGGCGAGTCCCCTTCCGCGAGGCCACACTCCGGTGACTGCCGGCTGTCCCGCGCCTCTCTCCGCCCCTCTGCCCGTCCATATCCGTAACCCCTCCACCCCTCCGCCCCTCCGCCCCTCCAACCAACAAGGAGGAACCACCTCTCATGACCGACATCCCCCGCGTCGCCCCCACCGGCGACCCGACCACCACCCCCTCCCTCCGCGCCTACTTAGGGCTCTACGCCACCGGACTGGTCGC containing:
- a CDS encoding ATP/GTP-binding protein, which codes for MSVPPMPPMPSVPPRGWYGPGGGQVGHLDPPSMWRATTVQACGLWPFAAGSGAPMTGVPLGQHLHTGATVCGDPISWFTRARYISNPSLFMLGMPGLGKSTLVNRMLIGMAATGITPLVLGDLKPDYADTVRALGGQVISIGRGVGGINVLDPGAMGEAAVRIGGERGRILAAEAHGRVLNMVAALITIVRGRPMDDHEQSVLSACLHHLAERTKPGRAPLLPDLLKVLDEGPDRVRAVTLDRGNEARYQEAVDPLHRSLLGVLDGPLGDTFASETSTRIDPASPAVCVDISRIGEADTQLTAAAMLAAWSDGLGTVAAAHALADAGLAPQRWFFTVLDELWRPLRAASGIVERIDALTRLNRSLGLGDAKITHTLKDAEALGSEADRAKARGFVERAGMVVCAGLPRQEMKELGEIVGMSEREIELVSSWSSPPGWASTGGNEEPPGRGRFLIKVGGRPGIPIKVAITDTERALHNTNTRWSEAGKPSLSKREGGVR
- a CDS encoding DUF4913 domain-containing protein, with the translated sequence MTTATEPAPDQVQQEAPAAPPFILYLDGQEYAEEMSGLAVWVSDLLLPVYGREVTSQQPWCPRWWEHLEAVARLHGLWLAWQELTDPAAGASGPAVWHRDHVGPVLAELRSPSGPFAGCKAGSHRAKAAPTAEPYDTGRAV
- a CDS encoding TraM recognition domain-containing protein, whose translation is MSGTRKSSHSGEDLLPWIVPGAAFLIGTLFFGAWLGGTVGAAVSGAGWDPPPFGLSTLSTLVKEGPSAVWPTASAEAVEAGMAGVFGTVVALIVVLIALVRRRIARPTGLAGRKELAGLLPKGAAQRARQLRPSLAKLGKVTADDTGNLLGNLEPNGPELRSSYEDVELDLMAPRAGKSTSIAVPRVLRARGSVLLTSNKADVYAVTRAERERVGLVWTFDPQGIAHTPRALWWDMLADAATIEGARRLAGHFVGAVNDDASKRDFWISAAQNTLTALFHAAYRGKQQIGEVLAWLADPADRTPVDLLRDAGMAALADQLQGTMQGAVETRDGIYETARQCVACLLDPAIAAWVTPDPDLPQFFPERHVLSTDTLYLLSKDGGGSAAGVIAAAADSVLRAGVVAAERMGGRLDPPMTAVLDEAANVCRISDLPDLYSHFGSRGINIVTLLQSYRQGARVWGEAGMDALWGAATIKLLGAGLDDADFVEKISRLVGEHDVSTVSWSKSKDGRSRSTSYRLERILPADRIRALPKGTALLLATGIKPALVRLRPWYAEPGADRIATAAQTEVKAITARAVEGITR
- a CDS encoding SCO6880 family protein is translated as MSTDALTRPTYGNWRRPRRPGLGPLGLLGTVVAFGGLLVALLASLVSLAAAIIVLVPTGLFLAPLALRTVDGRNVYQVLAIRIGWMRRKANGSHTYVSGPLSRRPGGRYQPPGLLARTKMYEGRDAYSRTFGVLHHPGRGLYTVVLACEPDGGSLVDPQQIDIWVASWGDWLARLSHEPGLRGAQVVVETAPDTGTRLASEVLPRITPDAPAAARAVMEEVVARYPSASSEMHTYIALTYGPTGGPKRNVDDIITDLSMRLPGLLSGLVAAGGGSAYPLAADRLAEIVRVAYDPAIAPDVLSARAEHATTGLEWDDAGPAAAVETVTSYRHDSGVSRTWMLTLAPRGTVRSSVLRGLLEPASGTRRKRVSLIYRPIDPATSARIVESDRRTAHFMAGSRRGLVQARASSEMQAAEQTAAEEAAGAGLVEFSLMVTVTVDDEEQLQDAGIAVRNLQASSRIQMRPADRMQASAFTCTLPVGLLPWEHTLVPYQIREAL